CAGAAGATTAAAGCTCAAGAGCAGCAGGCAttacggcagcagcagcatcaactTGCTCATTCCCAGCAGTCACCACACCAGATCCAAACACAGCAAGTCCTGCTACAGAGACATgcacaacagcaacagcaacaacaacaacatccccagcaggagcagcagccatgCCGCCAGCAGAAGCAACAGCAGCGTAACGAAAGCAGTTATTTGCCTACAAGTTCTCAGAATTGTTCAGTATCTGCTGATCCAATAACACGACAAAATACTGCTGCCGCAAGTTCTTTGTCTGCAAAGATGTATGATGAGAGAATGAAGATTTCTTCTCAGAGGGATGCTTTAGATGAGGCATTAATAAAGGTAATTCCTCTGTGGCACTTTGAATTTCTCTTAAGAACCCTCATATCCGCTTGATATAAAttatatacattcatatttccATTTCTGCAGCAAAGGTATACTGAAAACATTGAGCAGCTGCTGGAATCAAACCAGGCATCTATGCTGAAGTCCACCGCAATGTCAGCTCAGGCTTCAGGGTACAAACTACTCACTAATGTTTGTTAGTATTGCATTTGCTTGTAGGGAGTTATCTTGTGTGGACCACTCACAACATGGGATTGTGAGATCAAGTTGACGATCCCAGTAGGACACCCGAGTCAATGCAAATTTTTATACCTTTATGGAGATCTACTCTTAACGCTATCTACCTACCACTTAGGTGAAACTGTTAGGTTTCATCTTATCTCACCAACTAGAAGCTGAATGCTCAAATTATATTTTACTTACTCAAGTTATTAGGGTATGTTCGGATGTTTGCCAACTTTTTGGCATGCCAATGCCACTTTGCTGACTCTAGTTCAATTTTTCGGTCAAAGTTGGCCAATTCATCGGCAAGCTAAACCTTGGCTAGCTAAAAGTTTTGGTAGGGCAATCTTGGGCTCAAACCAAGCAGCCCCTTAGTTTTAGGTTTGTTCCTATTGTAGTTTTGTGTGCATTTTCCTTTGATGATAACTTGTTTATCAGAACTTCTATGGAGCAGTATTAGAGTTAACTGGTTATAAAAACCTGatgttatgtactccctccgttccgtaattcttgtcgaaatattgcatgtatctagacactttttaggaatagatacatccatttttgggcaaatttgagacaagaattatggaactgagggagtactaattatgTTGGGCACTCGAAGTTTCAGTTTTTTAATGTCTTCTAAGTATGACCATTGACCAAGTCTACATTAAAACCTTTGTGGTTGGTAGATAACATTGATGATGGCTTCCTGACTTTCGGGGAAAATGTTCAAGTTCAATTAATGGCCTGACTGATGATTTGCACAAATCGCACTCACAGTAATAGCTGGTTTACCCCAGAATGGTGTACGCACAATGCATATAGGCTTCTAAGTTGCATATGAGATGTATTTTATCAAATACATGAAACTCTTTCTTATTTCCTTATCACATGGGAGTTATTGCTGATTCACTTCCCCCTTTCAAGCAAATGTAGATGCTACAGTATCTTGAAGATGATCATTGCAATCTATGCTATCCATATTGGTTGGGAAGTGCAAGTTTTGTCTTCTTAATCCGTAGATGGCCATTAAGTATTTTACAGTGTGCCCTCCAATTAAGAGGCAAATCTATATGTTTGTCCCATTAGCATGCTGCTTCTAGTTCTTATCCATCAAGGCTATTATTTTAATGTGATAAATCATATTAGTTCATATCTTTTCTTCTGTTATCTGGTAGTATGTGTGTGCCTTAactcgttttcttttcttatgaCCATTAGGAAAATATTTCAAGGATCTGCTGGTGGCATACCAGGTAGTTTCCAGCAAGCTCAGGCCAGGAGCCTGCAGCTTCAGGGATCAACAcaggtagatttttttttaagattaTGTATTCATTTATAAGCCAGTATCTATAATTGGATAAGTCAAATTGTATCAGGAAATCAAGGCAGACACAAATGGTGCTCTAAATTTTAGTGCTGCAGGAGCAGACGGATCTTTACTTGGAGTACCAGGTGTTGGCATCAAACTCCAATATAATATGATTTTCTGATATTGTTATGCTTTATGAATTTTTAACATCTATAGCGCAGCAGTATATTCCGTCTTAAAACAACTTCTCGACATTTCTGCTAACTAAGTGTCAATGTTGCaaataattattttgaatTGGGCCGGACTTCATTAGGCACAGATCGAGACATGAAAAGTGGTTGGACTTAAAGTTGTTGGAATTTTACAAAGAATACAAACATACAATCTGTTTCTGTACATAAAGACTCAACTATCTTTATGCAGAACACTTCTAGGATTTCAgctatagtttttttttgtaatgtTGCTCCTACGTATTGATTTTGCTTGATTTGTCATTTACTTTGGGTACGGTGGTTAGTCCACTCTGGGTACACTCGCCTTCTTCTCTGCTTGGGAgattgtgattttttttaatgcacATGAAGGTCATCGTTATTTCTGTTTGAGCAGCAATTAGGTCTTTTATCTCTTGTTATGTCAAATAATCTCCCGTCTTGTTTATAAACCCAAATGGTTGCCCTTGAAACTTGTTTCCTCATGCACACACTCAACATTATTGCTTGATATTTTGCTGTCTGGCAGGTGCTAATCCTGCGGGGCACAATTTGACCTTGAAAGGCTGGCCTCTTACGGTTAGCTCTTCACCTCATTCAGTGTCTTGCATCTAATTTTTACCTTAGCAGCAAAAGCTTCTCAATATTTTTTAGTCTTATGATGCATTCAATTTGGTCATAATTCTTTAGGGTTTGGATCAGCTTCGATCTGGATTTCTCCAACAGAAATCTTTTATGCAGTCTCCCCAACCGTTACACCATCTTCAGTTTCTCACTCCACAACAGCAACAACTTCTACTTCAAGCACAACAAAATATAGCATCTTCGCCTGGAGAGATGGATGGCAGAAAGCTTCGGATGCTTCTgaacagtcgaaacatgttttCTGGAAGGGATGGTCAATCAAATGCATTCACAGAAATTATTCCTAGTGTTGGGCCTTCATTGCAAAACATATATTCACCTGTGCAGCTCATGGAGACAGATATTCTAATGAAGGTAAAGTTCTACTTACACATTTTACTATATGCATTTAAGTGCTCTTATTTGCACCGCAACTTTATGAATATAGCTTCAcgtcttgtttcttttgttaccCAATTGATTACTGCTAAATTATAGTGCTGAATTTTGGTCTCAGAGCTGTCTTAAAATTTATTATAAGAAAATTATGATAAACTTATATCCCATGTTGTTTATCATAAGAAAATTATCCCATGTTGATAAGCTGGCATTCAGCAGCATCAATTTTCTCATCAGTTAAGTGCATATGACCCCCTGAACTTAGAGCCAAGTTTAAATTTTCAATCCCTGAATTTCGGTCAGTGAGCGGTCATCAATTTCATATAAATTTATCATGAGAAAATAGTCCGGAGGTGGTTTTGCTCCAGCGTGTCATCCAAGTGGATGGCAGTTTGGCTGTGAAGCTGAGTTGGCAATGGTTACAGGCTTTCCAAGAGATTGTTCTGTAAACTGAATGGCATCCTCTATTTAGGAAGGTAGCTCTTTCCGACCACTCTGGTATAATGATTTATTTCTGATCAATGAAAAAATTGTGATCCACATATAAGACCTGAAATAAAAGCACGCTCCCACTATCTCTTTTTTAAATTGATTTCCTCATATAAAAGGAATGTTCAAACTCTGAGATGTATGCTTCAACCCGTAAATGGATTTCTGAAACTTGCCAGAGGTAACTTTATTGCATGATCGCATGATCATAGAATTGCTCCCTCTTTTCAaaattataagatgttttagcttTGCCAAGTCATTTTTTAAAAGCTGAccaagtttgtagaaaaatctagtaatctaccaacatctacaactctatttttttattaaatccaccatgatatatatcttcatagtagtacttttttttattagtacatttttctataaacttggtcaaaagTTTAGCTTAGGACAAATCTAGAACATGTTATATAatatgaaacagagggagtactttataCATGCTCAGATGTACCCATCACTACCATTTATGATAGAACTTTTATATATCGTCATATATACCCTCAGTGCGTCCCTTCTTTGTAGTAGAAAGTAGCAGCtttgcagcagcaacaacaaaacaGCAGTCAGCAACAGCTCCTTCAACACCCATTACTATGTCAGGAACCACAAAGCTCAAACCACCACCCAAGCAATCATGGAAAGTTGGTATCCGGAAGTGTTACTATGGGTGGAAGCTTGTGTAATTCCTCCCGTGGAAATGAACAGGTTTTACTCTGTTCTGCATAAATTAAACATTATCATCGTAATATCCTGTTACATGTGTCCTTGTGTTAAATGTTTTAATAATTTCATGAACCCTAAACTCTGATATTCAGGTTTCCAAGAATCAAAATGGGCGAAAGCGCAAACAGCCTATCTCATCATCTGGTCCAGCTAACAGCTCTGGTACCATGAATACTACTGGCCCCTCCCCCAGCTCTATACCCTCAACCCCATCCACAGATACTCCAGGAGACACCATGTCAATGCCATTAATACACAACAATGCTAGTATATCAAAGGCGGTAGTTGTGTTTGGTGCTGATACCCCAGGGACAAGGGAATCACCAGCGAACCAGATTGTAAGTTACTTTTACTAGTTCGaaaaatatttggacaaatacCTATTATTACCTTGTTACATGCATGAGCTAGCTGGGAATATGGCTGTTGTAGTGGTTGATTTTTTATGCCTTGTATTTCTGTAGGTTGACATGGATCGTTTCGTGGAGGATGACTGCTTGGGAGATAATGTGGGCTCGTTCTTGCCTcatgctgccgctgctggtcTAAGAGATGCACGCAGTCGTTGTATGACTTCTACTAAAGGTGTGACACTCTAGTCCAGCTGTTTAGTACCCTAAGACTTATAAACAGGTCCCAATTGGGTAAACTCAACTAGGTTGAAGTTAACGGGAAAACTAAGTGCCATATTGACTTCAGGTCCTTCACAAAAAGGAATTTCCTAACATGTGCAGAAGTAAAATATGTTCATTCAATGTGTTATATTTAAACTAGCTACTGGAAAATCGTATCACTAGTTTGTTTTGTATTCAATATTTGTATGTGTTTTATGTAGGATTCACCTTCCGAGAGATCTCTTCAGCTCGAGCAAGCACAAACAAGGTCGTATGCTGCCACTTCTCATCAGATGGAAAGCTACTTGCTACTGGGGGTCATGATAAGAAGGTAAATATGGATATTGTATGAGTTGTAAAGTCCTTCATCCGAAATTGGTGTTGATACTGAAATATATAACCACTATGTTGGAATGCAGGCGGTCCTGTGGCATGCTGAAACCTTAAAACAGAATTCAATATTGGAGGAGCATTCTCATCTGATAACTGATGTGCGGTTCAGCCCAAGCGTTCCACGTGTTGCTACATCATCATTTGACAAAACTGTCAGGGTCTGGGATGTCGACAATGTAAGCCTGTGTGATTTGTCAACAGTCCCTAGTTATTATTACCATCTGTTTCCTTCCGCGATATGTACGTCTGTCATTTAACATGCCTTGGATGCTTCATATTGCACGAATCTGTCCAGTAACTTATTTTATTCAATCCTTGTTAATGCCTCCTCGGTTTTCTTTGTGCTGAAACTGCATAGTATTGTTAATTAGGTTGTGAACTCACAAAAAAACTCAGTAAGCAGTGTCCACGGTAAGACGATGTGTTATGAAAGGTCCGCCATCCACAACATCGGTTCTTAGATTCCTTCACACGGCATGAATTCTTCCAGTAGAAAGTGGATGCTATTTGTTCTTTATTAATATGCTTGTGATTACAGATCCGATAAATATGTCAATGTTTTACTATATTATATGTTTTAGATATTATCATTGTTAAATTTTGAACTGTAATGATTCTTTTTCAGCAAGGTTATTCAATTCGTACGTTCACTGGACACTCAGGATCTGTTATGTCAGTGGATTTTCACCCAAACAAGGATGACCTCATTTGTTCTTGTGATGGGGATAGTGAGATACGATTCTGGAGCATCAACAACGGAAGCATTGTTCAAATTTTCAAGGTTACTCAACCTGGCCTTCTGAACTTCCATGATTTTGTAATTGGCTCTACTTCATTATGAATGCTGCACAAAATATTCATTTTatcaaaaaatataaaaaatgtgcATGTTGAGGTGCTATCTGCTGAAGCCACCAAATACTTCAAACTATACCTACTTATTTAATTCGTGCCAAGCAGCCAAGGACTGCTATACACCCTGCAATTGGTGGGTTATTAACTTATTACAGAAATAGTGCGTTTACCGGCACAATCAGCAGATGGTCTTGAATAAGATTACCTGCAGATCAACAATttcttgatttatttattaCCATTGCCTTTGTAGGGAGGCTCGAGCCAGCTGAGATTTCAGCCACGCCATGGTGCATTTCTTGCAGCAGCTTCAGAAAATGTTGTGTCTATACTGGATGTGGAAACACAAACTTGCGTGAGGAGATTTGAGGTTTGTATGGCATGGCTCTAGcctctacattttttttgtttgattcaCAGAGTGTCTCAGGACATAGTGGTCAAGTAATATTCTGGCAACCACCTGGAGCTCTGGCTCCATTAAGTAGAAGAGTCTATCCAGTTTATAAGGGAATCAGAACTGAAAATCTCACAAGTGCCGAGTTTTTGGAGATGGAACTGGCAGAAAACCTAAACTCTGTTAGATAGATATTAGTTTTATTGTACtgaaactactccctccgtctcatattaagtgactttctattacatgtatctagacgctttttaggcatagatacatccatatttgggcaa
The Brachypodium distachyon strain Bd21 chromosome 2, Brachypodium_distachyon_v3.0, whole genome shotgun sequence genome window above contains:
- the LOC100831127 gene encoding transcriptional corepressor LEUNIG isoform X2, which encodes MAQDTWEADKSLDAYIYDYLVKRNLQNTAKAFLAEGNVSTDPVAIDAPGGFLFEWWSVFWEIFIARTNGKHSEDAASYIETQKIKAQEQQALRQQQHQLAHSQQSPHQIQTQQVLLQRHAQQQQQQQQHPQQEQQPCRQQKQQQRNESSYLPTSSQNCSVSADPITRQNTAAASSLSAKMYDERMKISSQRDALDEALIKQRYTENIEQLLESNQASMLKSTAMSAQASGKIFQGSAGGIPGSFQQAQARSLQLQGSTQEIKADTNGALNFSAAGADGSLLGVPGANPAGHNLTLKGWPLTGLDQLRSGFLQQKSFMQSPQPLHHLQFLTPQQQQLLLQAQQNIASSPGEMDGRKLRMLLNSRNMFSGRDGQSNAFTEIIPSVGPSLQNIYSPVQLMETDILMKKVAALQQQQQNSSQQQLLQHPLLCQEPQSSNHHPSNHGKLVSGSVTMGGSLCNSSRGNEQVSKNQNGRKRKQPISSSGPANSSGTMNTTGPSPSSIPSTPSTDTPGDTMSMPLIHNNASISKAVVVFGADTPGTRESPANQIVDMDRFVEDDCLGDNVGSFLPHAAAAGLRDARSRCMTSTKGFTFREISSARASTNKVVCCHFSSDGKLLATGGHDKKAVLWHAETLKQNSILEEHSHLITDVRFSPSVPRVATSSFDKTVRVWDVDNQGYSIRTFTGHSGSVMSVDFHPNKDDLICSCDGDSEIRFWSINNGSIVQIFKGGSSQLRFQPRHGAFLAAASENVVSILDVETQTCVRRFEGHTEHVGSLCWDPSGEYVVSASEDTVKVWSLNSGNEENCVHELNSSGSKFHSCAFHPLYPSLLIIGCYQSLELWDMSENRSMTVAAHDGLISALASSSSGVVASVSHDKHVKLWR
- the LOC100831127 gene encoding transcriptional corepressor LEUNIG isoform X1, coding for MAQDTWEADKSSLDAYIYDYLVKRNLQNTAKAFLAEGNVSTDPVAIDAPGGFLFEWWSVFWEIFIARTNGKHSEDAASYIETQKIKAQEQQALRQQQHQLAHSQQSPHQIQTQQVLLQRHAQQQQQQQQHPQQEQQPCRQQKQQQRNESSYLPTSSQNCSVSADPITRQNTAAASSLSAKMYDERMKISSQRDALDEALIKQRYTENIEQLLESNQASMLKSTAMSAQASGKIFQGSAGGIPGSFQQAQARSLQLQGSTQEIKADTNGALNFSAAGADGSLLGVPGANPAGHNLTLKGWPLTGLDQLRSGFLQQKSFMQSPQPLHHLQFLTPQQQQLLLQAQQNIASSPGEMDGRKLRMLLNSRNMFSGRDGQSNAFTEIIPSVGPSLQNIYSPVQLMETDILMKKVAALQQQQQNSSQQQLLQHPLLCQEPQSSNHHPSNHGKLVSGSVTMGGSLCNSSRGNEQVSKNQNGRKRKQPISSSGPANSSGTMNTTGPSPSSIPSTPSTDTPGDTMSMPLIHNNASISKAVVVFGADTPGTRESPANQIVDMDRFVEDDCLGDNVGSFLPHAAAAGLRDARSRCMTSTKGFTFREISSARASTNKVVCCHFSSDGKLLATGGHDKKAVLWHAETLKQNSILEEHSHLITDVRFSPSVPRVATSSFDKTVRVWDVDNQGYSIRTFTGHSGSVMSVDFHPNKDDLICSCDGDSEIRFWSINNGSIVQIFKGGSSQLRFQPRHGAFLAAASENVVSILDVETQTCVRRFEGHTEHVGSLCWDPSGEYVVSASEDTVKVWSLNSGNEENCVHELNSSGSKFHSCAFHPLYPSLLIIGCYQSLELWDMSENRSMTVAAHDGLISALASSSSGVVASVSHDKHVKLWR